A part of Candidatus Krumholzibacteriia bacterium genomic DNA contains:
- a CDS encoding FAD:protein FMN transferase — protein sequence MPTSPRSAAVLVVVALLAGPTTADGADRVVRYSVHTMGTIGTVAVVADDSLAALDDARAGLAAFAAVDRRFSNWDRRSEISRVNAALDAGPVRLSSEATTVIGTALRIAAESKGAFDPTVEPLVRLWGFLGGRPAVPDSTAVAEALERVGHERVRLDGHALTASADGVRIDLGGIAKGRAVDDAIAVLGRRGVENALVDVSGTMRALGRPTARPHWTLGIRDPETDDAWFGQLRLDDDAVATSGNYEQFVARDGTRHGHVLDPRTGWSVQGLTSVTIVAPTALEADAWATAILALGSEEGRRVLATRDDLTGVLVQSASAGRYRVWVEDSLRDRFDLVTGAKARFMVEWFGGHRDRTR from the coding sequence ATGCCGACCTCCCCACGTTCCGCTGCCGTCCTCGTCGTCGTGGCGCTGCTCGCCGGGCCGACCACCGCCGACGGGGCCGACCGGGTGGTCCGTTACTCCGTTCACACCATGGGCACGATCGGCACGGTCGCCGTGGTGGCCGACGACTCGCTCGCCGCTCTGGACGACGCCCGGGCCGGCCTGGCCGCCTTCGCAGCGGTCGACCGACGATTCAGCAACTGGGACCGTCGCAGTGAGATCTCGCGGGTGAACGCGGCCCTCGACGCCGGACCGGTACGACTGTCCTCCGAGGCGACGACCGTGATCGGGACCGCCCTGCGGATCGCCGCCGAGAGCAAGGGTGCCTTCGATCCCACCGTCGAACCGCTGGTCCGTCTGTGGGGATTCCTGGGCGGCCGCCCTGCAGTTCCCGACTCGACCGCGGTCGCCGAAGCACTGGAACGCGTGGGACACGAACGGGTGCGGCTCGACGGTCACGCGCTCACGGCGTCGGCCGACGGCGTGCGGATCGACCTCGGGGGGATCGCCAAGGGGCGCGCCGTCGACGACGCGATCGCGGTCCTGGGCCGACGCGGAGTCGAGAACGCCCTCGTCGACGTGTCGGGCACCATGCGTGCGCTCGGCCGTCCCACGGCCCGACCGCACTGGACACTGGGCATCCGCGACCCGGAGACCGACGATGCGTGGTTCGGCCAGCTGCGCCTCGACGACGACGCCGTGGCGACCTCGGGGAACTACGAGCAGTTCGTGGCACGAGACGGCACACGGCACGGACACGTGCTCGACCCCCGCACGGGCTGGTCGGTGCAGGGGCTGACCTCGGTGACGATCGTGGCTCCCACTGCCCTCGAAGCGGACGCCTGGGCGACCGCGATCCTGGCGTTGGGCTCGGAGGAGGGGCGGCGCGTACTCGCCACTCGCGACGACCTCACCGGTGTGCTCGTGCAGAGTGCGAGCGCGGGACGGTACCGGGTGTGGGTCGAGGATTCCCTTCGGGACCGTTTCGATCTCGTGACCGGTGCTAAAGCGCGCTTCATGGTGGAGTGGTTCGGCGGTCACCGCGACCGGACACGCTGA